The following proteins are encoded in a genomic region of Thiomicrospira sp. R3:
- a CDS encoding EAL domain-containing protein — MKNIFLILDSVVMLVQPWLMLATALLLLAVLLALGYAMKVNRQLKLRLNTPNSAAEPNPQHLHQFLQNHRSPMLFIDPDSGEIVNANQAAADFYGYSLLQLEAMNIHQINTLPKEQVELERQRAKDEVSNYFVFPHRLSNGEIRQVEIHSSPITLQDRIYLFSIIHDVSDRVNSEQQIQKLAFYDPLTHLPNRRLLIDRLENNLAHMRRHPYHGALFFIDLDHFKILNDSHGHQFGDQLLQDVAKRISQCVRAGDTVSRFGGDEFVVLLTDLHQDPLHAVQEASRVAEKIQQHINLPYQLSAPNQKTKINHQISASIGISVFDSNNTIDDLMKWADMAMYQAKNAGRNEVCLFDPDMQQALDLRAEMEQELRQAIDQSQFELYFQPQVDTDKRIIGAEALLRWPHPTKGYISPAQFIPLAEESGLILALSEWVLDRSCQELAEWRHDPKLCTVQLAVNISAKQLRQARFVDSIAKRIKTYSINPLMLKLELTEGVFLSNKDESIKKMQALRLLGIQFSMDDFGTGFSSLSYLKQLPLSQLKIDQSFIRDLGSDYMDNIMVQTIITLGRNFNLSIVAEGVETEEQLDFLKRFKCEIFQGYLFSKPIPLAEFKQKLHDN, encoded by the coding sequence TGCTAGTGCAACCCTGGTTGATGTTGGCTACTGCCTTACTATTGCTTGCAGTGCTATTAGCATTAGGTTATGCAATGAAGGTTAACCGTCAATTAAAATTAAGGCTAAACACCCCCAACTCCGCAGCAGAGCCGAATCCACAGCATCTTCATCAATTTTTGCAAAATCACCGCTCTCCGATGTTGTTTATCGATCCAGACTCTGGCGAGATTGTTAATGCCAATCAAGCCGCAGCTGACTTTTATGGCTATTCATTGCTACAACTAGAGGCCATGAATATTCACCAGATTAACACATTACCGAAAGAACAGGTCGAGCTGGAAAGACAACGCGCTAAAGATGAAGTTAGCAACTATTTTGTATTTCCGCATCGACTTTCAAACGGAGAGATTCGTCAAGTTGAGATCCACTCTTCACCGATTACACTTCAAGATCGTATTTATTTATTTTCCATTATTCATGATGTTTCTGATCGGGTTAACTCTGAGCAACAGATTCAAAAACTTGCTTTTTATGACCCGTTAACGCACTTACCTAATCGTCGTTTGTTAATAGATCGACTTGAAAATAATTTAGCTCATATGCGTCGCCACCCATATCATGGTGCTTTATTTTTTATTGATCTTGATCACTTTAAAATCCTCAACGACAGTCATGGGCATCAATTTGGTGATCAATTACTTCAAGATGTCGCCAAACGAATTAGTCAGTGCGTGCGTGCGGGTGATACGGTTTCGCGTTTCGGCGGGGATGAATTTGTTGTTTTGTTAACCGACCTACACCAAGACCCACTCCATGCCGTACAGGAAGCCAGCCGAGTTGCTGAAAAAATCCAACAACATATTAACCTCCCTTACCAGCTAAGCGCGCCCAATCAAAAAACCAAAATTAATCATCAAATTAGCGCCAGCATTGGTATTTCCGTTTTCGATAGTAACAACACGATTGATGATTTAATGAAATGGGCTGATATGGCGATGTATCAAGCCAAAAACGCTGGACGTAATGAGGTTTGCTTATTTGACCCGGATATGCAACAAGCACTCGATTTACGCGCTGAAATGGAACAGGAGCTGCGTCAAGCCATTGACCAGAGCCAATTTGAACTCTACTTTCAACCTCAAGTCGATACCGATAAACGTATTATCGGTGCTGAAGCCTTACTGCGTTGGCCTCACCCTACCAAGGGGTATATTTCACCTGCGCAATTTATTCCACTCGCAGAAGAATCCGGTTTGATCCTTGCATTGAGTGAATGGGTTTTAGATAGATCTTGTCAGGAGCTAGCTGAATGGCGCCATGACCCAAAACTCTGCACAGTACAACTCGCCGTTAATATTAGCGCTAAGCAATTGCGCCAGGCTAGGTTTGTCGATTCGATTGCCAAACGTATTAAAACCTATTCCATCAATCCATTAATGCTCAAACTAGAATTAACCGAAGGGGTATTTTTATCGAACAAAGATGAGTCGATTAAAAAAATGCAAGCGTTGCGTTTACTGGGGATTCAATTTTCCATGGACGATTTTGGTACGGGCTTTTCTTCCTTGTCTTATTTAAAGCAGCTCCCTTTATCGCAACTCAAAATAGACCAGTCCTTTATTCGTGATCTGGGTAGTGATTACATGGACAATATCATGGTACAAACCATCATCACCCTGGGGCGCAATTTTAATTTAAGTATTGTGGCTGAAGGGGTTGAAACGGAGGAGCAACTGGACTTTTTAAAACGGTTTAAATGTGAAATTTTTCAGGGGTATTTATTTAGCAAACCTATTCCTTTAGCGGAATTTAAACAAAAACTGCATGATAATTAA
- a CDS encoding glucose transporter, whose amino-acid sequence MEQLGLLFYMLLGYAQINWLVILVFAVGALVLNFLAMSKAKGFFNQAALKMTAIGYVVMFGLLFVSLPGLTGSSFAHMGYWLDWLLLVLMAAGYSAASVFWIYPVVKLYQSGVKKTA is encoded by the coding sequence ATGGAACAACTAGGTTTACTATTTTATATGTTACTTGGCTATGCTCAGATTAATTGGCTGGTTATATTGGTGTTTGCGGTTGGCGCATTAGTGCTTAACTTTTTAGCAATGTCCAAAGCAAAAGGCTTTTTTAATCAAGCGGCTTTAAAAATGACAGCAATAGGTTATGTAGTGATGTTTGGTTTGTTATTTGTCAGCCTACCCGGTTTAACGGGTTCAAGTTTTGCCCATATGGGTTATTGGCTAGATTGGTTGTTGTTAGTTTTGATGGCAGCGGGCTATTCAGCCGCATCCGTATTTTGGATTTATCCGGTTGTTAAGCTTTATCAATCCGGCGTGAAAAAAACCGCTTAG
- a CDS encoding FAD/NAD(P)-binding oxidoreductase, with protein MTTLFKLTKLGRRKFLAGGAAALATATGLASLGARAAETRAHIVIVGGGAAGISIANRLNRALKNATITLVERKETHYYWPGLTLVATGAWSKSKVLDNNRSFIPSTINWVKEMAAEIDPDAKRVTTDAGRRIDYDYLVVANGVEYHYDGIEGMDIEAIGQNGLASVYQSPDAAAKSWDAIKAYSQQGGEGIFTLPSTPIRCAGAPLKMALLTLDRMRQNGGFERSNTYFHSAINGLFGIAFHNQFVMDEFTKNNMAVNLRSELTSVDISARKATFTQADGQTMTQDYDLLHVVPPMRAPAVVRNSNLAWTEGNMAAGGWLAVDKDTLQHNTYPEVFGCGDVNGTPRGKTAATVKMSVPVVVENLLSVIDGKEPTATFDGYTSCPLLTRFGAAMLIEFDYNGNLTPTFPMIDPKKESWMAWVMKDQMLKPAYQQMLRGRV; from the coding sequence ATGACAACATTATTTAAATTAACTAAACTGGGGCGCCGCAAATTTTTAGCAGGTGGTGCAGCGGCTTTAGCAACAGCAACAGGCCTGGCTTCTTTGGGCGCGCGCGCTGCTGAAACCCGTGCCCATATTGTGATAGTAGGCGGCGGTGCAGCCGGTATTAGTATTGCTAATAGGCTCAATAGAGCGCTCAAGAACGCAACGATTACGCTGGTTGAACGCAAAGAGACTCATTATTACTGGCCCGGCTTAACTCTGGTAGCAACGGGAGCTTGGAGTAAAAGTAAAGTTTTAGACAATAACCGCAGTTTTATTCCAAGCACTATTAATTGGGTAAAAGAAATGGCGGCCGAAATTGATCCAGACGCCAAGCGAGTCACCACCGATGCAGGCCGAAGGATTGATTATGATTACCTTGTTGTTGCAAATGGTGTTGAATACCACTATGACGGCATTGAGGGTATGGATATTGAAGCGATCGGCCAAAATGGCCTAGCCAGCGTTTATCAAAGCCCTGATGCCGCAGCCAAGAGCTGGGATGCTATTAAAGCCTACAGCCAGCAAGGCGGTGAGGGTATTTTTACCTTACCTAGCACGCCGATACGCTGTGCAGGTGCGCCGCTTAAAATGGCATTGTTAACACTTGATCGTATGCGCCAGAACGGTGGATTTGAAAGGTCTAATACGTATTTTCACTCGGCGATCAACGGTTTATTTGGTATTGCCTTCCATAACCAATTCGTAATGGATGAATTTACTAAAAACAATATGGCCGTTAACTTGCGCAGTGAGTTAACCTCAGTGGATATTTCAGCGCGCAAGGCGACCTTCACACAAGCAGATGGCCAAACCATGACACAAGATTATGACCTGTTACATGTCGTGCCGCCCATGCGTGCGCCTGCCGTTGTGCGAAACTCTAATCTCGCTTGGACAGAAGGTAATATGGCGGCTGGCGGTTGGTTAGCTGTTGATAAAGATACCCTTCAACATAACACTTATCCTGAGGTCTTTGGCTGTGGAGATGTTAATGGTACCCCACGCGGTAAAACAGCAGCGACCGTTAAAATGTCGGTGCCCGTTGTGGTGGAAAATTTACTGTCTGTTATTGATGGTAAAGAGCCGACAGCGACATTTGATGGCTATACGTCTTGCCCATTATTGACCCGTTTTGGGGCAGCGATGTTAATCGAGTTTGATTATAACGGTAATTTAACGCCGACCTTCCCGATGATTGATCCGAAAAAAGAGTCTTGGATGGCTTGGGTTATGAAAGATCAAATGTTAAAGCCCGCTTACCAACAAATGCTTAGAGGCAGAGTTTAA
- a CDS encoding YfaZ family outer membrane protein: MKKVLKTVAISLAGLFATQATADIIGLNLQLGDESVRIGIFNQTMGVQEIYRLDGGVQFDNDKSYLVDASVLYANKGMLDPNLDLGVKAKLAYVDHDPTGEKTTGVLLGLQGKFWLPTPVPSALKVEYLYGPKVLTTGDGDSLREGNIRYQVQLLRSLNGYVGYRQFKVRKSGAGYYNFEKGANIGVELTF, from the coding sequence ATGAAAAAAGTTTTAAAGACAGTCGCAATAAGTCTAGCGGGCCTGTTTGCAACGCAAGCAACAGCGGATATTATCGGCTTAAATTTGCAGCTAGGTGATGAATCAGTACGTATTGGTATATTTAATCAAACGATGGGCGTGCAAGAAATTTATCGTTTAGATGGGGGAGTTCAGTTCGATAATGATAAAAGCTACCTTGTTGATGCCAGCGTTTTATATGCTAACAAGGGAATGTTGGACCCAAATCTTGACCTAGGTGTTAAGGCTAAGCTTGCTTATGTTGATCACGATCCCACTGGTGAGAAAACAACAGGTGTTTTGCTTGGTCTTCAGGGCAAGTTTTGGTTGCCTACTCCTGTACCTAGTGCGTTGAAGGTTGAGTATTTGTATGGTCCTAAAGTTTTGACAACCGGTGATGGTGATTCGCTTCGAGAAGGAAATATTCGTTACCAGGTTCAGCTACTGCGCAGTTTGAATGGTTATGTTGGTTATCGACAATTTAAAGTTAGAAAATCAGGCGCTGGTTACTATAACTTTGAAAAAGGCGCAAATATTGGTGTAGAGCTAACCTTTTAA
- the mnmC gene encoding FAD-dependent 5-carboxymethylaminomethyl-2-thiouridine(34) oxidoreductase MnmC, with protein MQQTQWYKSKTPWYDPPPSFFRDKPVKNQNVIVIGAGLAGAAVAHRLAELEFEVSVIDSAGSVAQGASGNLAGALHPLVTADWNLRSQWYWEGFQATLSRLKPWLASNEIEGELKGLMHLAVDHKSYQRMHQALKRVAHLATFTHWCEAERAAQIMGGRCLHPGLFFPQAGWFNPPSIVNRCLNHSNISIELGFNVSSVIPTSDDLFNQKDTKAWLVKTDKKDFEADRVVLATGGLSGLNETFGLSIRPVKGQVSALSPSNQAWSLNCAVAHQGYSTPACKGYAVTGATFEAPDMKPEPSEKANMQNLAMVQASLPDWLTDVPLKNPGRVSFRPTTPDHLPIIGAVADSEWMQTAYLSQSPSHAPYRFPPQRYRAGLYVSNGHGARGLMSVFLAAEIIAAQIMGNNLPIDAKLLAANHPARFAIRNWQRKPQ; from the coding sequence TTGCAACAAACACAATGGTACAAATCTAAAACGCCCTGGTATGACCCACCGCCAAGCTTTTTTCGGGATAAGCCGGTGAAAAATCAAAACGTGATTGTGATTGGTGCGGGGTTAGCAGGGGCGGCTGTGGCCCATCGATTAGCCGAGCTTGAGTTCGAGGTATCTGTGATTGATTCAGCTGGATCGGTTGCGCAAGGTGCATCGGGCAATTTAGCTGGCGCGTTGCATCCGTTGGTGACAGCAGACTGGAATCTTCGAAGTCAATGGTACTGGGAGGGTTTTCAAGCTACACTGTCGAGGCTAAAGCCCTGGCTCGCAAGCAATGAAATTGAAGGCGAACTCAAGGGGTTAATGCATCTGGCGGTTGATCATAAAAGTTATCAACGCATGCACCAAGCATTAAAACGGGTAGCCCATTTAGCTACATTTACACATTGGTGCGAAGCAGAGCGCGCAGCGCAAATAATGGGGGGGCGCTGTTTGCATCCTGGGTTGTTTTTTCCTCAAGCAGGCTGGTTTAATCCCCCCTCGATTGTTAATCGCTGTTTAAACCATTCGAATATTTCTATTGAACTTGGCTTTAATGTAAGTAGCGTGATACCAACTAGTGATGATTTGTTTAATCAAAAGGATACAAAGGCCTGGTTGGTTAAGACAGATAAAAAAGACTTTGAGGCCGATAGGGTTGTTTTAGCAACAGGTGGCTTATCTGGGTTAAATGAAACGTTTGGTTTGTCTATTCGGCCGGTTAAAGGGCAGGTTAGCGCATTAAGTCCTAGTAACCAGGCCTGGTCATTGAATTGTGCCGTGGCGCACCAAGGTTATTCTACGCCCGCATGTAAGGGGTATGCGGTTACAGGGGCGACCTTTGAGGCGCCAGACATGAAGCCAGAACCTTCTGAAAAAGCTAATATGCAAAACCTAGCCATGGTACAAGCAAGTTTGCCTGACTGGTTGACCGATGTGCCGCTTAAAAATCCGGGGCGAGTCAGTTTTCGTCCAACAACCCCGGATCATTTGCCTATTATCGGCGCAGTGGCTGATTCAGAATGGATGCAAACAGCGTATTTATCGCAATCACCAAGCCACGCACCTTATCGGTTTCCACCACAACGCTACAGAGCCGGTCTGTATGTCTCCAATGGACATGGTGCGCGGGGTTTAATGTCGGTGTTTTTGGCTGCAGAAATTATTGCAGCGCAAATTATGGGCAACAACTTGCCAATTGATGCAAAACTTTTAGCGGCTAATCATCCGGCAAGATTCGCGATAAGGAATTGGCAGAGAAAGCCACAATAG
- a CDS encoding TIGR04219 family outer membrane beta-barrel protein, with translation MMKRFYFGLATLLVTANAHAETLGAGFGVGLWKATPSGSINSFNIKNDAGLKSNNNTYAWAYINHPLPFVPNVRIERTDMSNSGTGSVSEFLDTRFTGETNTRMTLDQTDALLYWGFSLPLIRFDYGLGAKQVSGHVTITDIHSNSSHQSLSETLPIGYLSGQFSLPALPITLSADTKTLGSRFNDTTFKARYDITSFGLKLGAEAGYRMQIIDSNDINNLNIDIKQDGYFAGIILVF, from the coding sequence ATGATGAAAAGGTTTTACTTTGGCCTTGCTACGTTACTGGTGACAGCAAACGCACACGCTGAAACTCTTGGAGCGGGTTTTGGGGTCGGACTCTGGAAGGCAACGCCTTCTGGCTCAATAAATAGTTTTAACATCAAAAATGATGCAGGACTTAAATCCAATAACAATACCTATGCTTGGGCCTATATAAATCATCCTCTACCCTTTGTGCCTAATGTCCGAATTGAACGCACAGATATGTCAAACTCAGGTACGGGTAGCGTATCAGAGTTTTTAGACACCCGCTTTACCGGTGAAACCAATACCCGCATGACACTAGATCAAACAGATGCTTTGCTTTATTGGGGATTTTCTTTACCTTTAATTCGTTTTGATTATGGTTTAGGCGCAAAACAGGTGTCGGGTCATGTGACGATTACGGATATCCATTCAAATTCTAGCCACCAATCCTTAAGCGAAACATTACCTATAGGCTACTTATCGGGCCAATTTAGCTTACCCGCGCTGCCTATTACGCTTTCCGCTGACACAAAAACACTGGGAAGTCGATTTAACGATACCACCTTCAAAGCCCGTTACGACATAACAAGTTTTGGCTTGAAGCTGGGTGCTGAAGCAGGCTATCGTATGCAAATTATAGATAGCAACGACATCAACAACCTTAACATTGATATTAAGCAAGATGGTTATTTTGCAGGTATAATACTGGTTTTCTAA